Sequence from the bacterium genome:
CAAGCTCGAGGACGGGCGCTACGGGCAGCTCACGTACATTCGCATCTATCAGGGCACGATGACCCGCGGCGGGAACATCTTCAACGCACGTACGAAGAAGCGTCACAAGATCGGCCGCCTCGTCCGCATGCACTCGAATGACATGGAGGAGATCGAGGAGGCAGCGGCCGGTGATATCGTCGCGCTCTTCGGGATCGATTGTGCCTCCGGCGATACCTTCACCGATGGTTCGGTCGACGTGGCCATGAGTGCCATGCACGTGCCGGATCCGGTGATCTCGGTCGCGATCAAGTGCACGGATCAGAAAGCCCAGGCAAACCTCTCGAAAGCCCTCGGGCGTTTCGTACGCGAGGATCCGACTTTCCGTACCCAGGTGGATCAGGAGAGCGGCGAGACCGTGATCTCCGGGATGGGCGAGCTTCATCTCGAGGTCTACGTGGAGCGCATGAAGCGTGAGTACCAGGTGGAGCTCGAAACCGGCGCGCCGCAGGTCGCCTACAGGGAGACGATCTCCCAGCGCGCCGACTACAGCTACGTTCACAAGAAGCAGACCGGTGGCTCGGGTCAGTACGGCAAGATTGCCGGCTACATGGAGCCCCTGACCGACGGCAATGAGTTCGAATTCTCGAGCGAGGTTCGCGGCGGGTCGGTTCCGACCGAATACATCCCGTCCGTGGAAAAGGGCTTCGCTCAGATGCTGGACAAGGGTCGCTTGATCGGCTTCCCCGTGATCGGCGTGAAGATCGTCTTGAACGACGGTCAGAGCCATTCGGTGGACTCGTCGGACAATGCCTTCCAGGCCGCGGCCCGAGGGGCCTTCCGAGAGATCTACGGCAAGGCCAAGCCGGTCATCCTCGAGCCCGTCATGAAGCTGGCCGTCGAGGGCCCGATCGAATTCCAGGGCGCGGTGATCAAGACCATCATGCAGCGCCGTGGCAATGTGATCGGTACGACTGAGGACGATGGCTTCTGTACCATCGAGGCTGATGTGCCCCTTTCCGAGATGTTCGGCTACGCGACGGACCTGCGCTCCGTGACCCAGGGCAAGGCAGAGTTCACACTTGAGTTCTCGAAGTACTCACCGGTTCCTGGCGATGTGAAGAAGGAACTGATGGAGAAGTACCAGGACCGGCGCCAGGTCGACGACGAGGAGTAAGACCCCCTATGGATTCGAAGTTCCTGAACGCCAGAAGCCCCATGCGGCTGCTGGAGAAGGGCCTCCACGGAGGCCTTGGCCCCGGAAACCTCGGCCTGGTAGTCGCCGGTCCGGGAGTCGGAAAGACCCCTTTCCTGGTCGGCGTGGCACTCGACGACCTGCTTCGCGGCCAGCCCGTGTTGCACGTGGCCCTCGACCAGACCGTGGCACACACCCGCGCCTACTATGACACGGTGTTCGACGACTACGCCGCCCACGCCCGCCTGGATGATGAGGCCGTCGTTCACGCAGATGTGGATCGGCTTCGTAGCCTGCGCGCCTACCCGCCCCAGGGCTTTGATGCGGCGAAGCTTCGCGACGCCATCAAGCACGAGAACGAGGCCGGCCAGGCGCCGCGAGTCGTGATCCTGGAGGGTTTCGACGTCGCCGGAGCCCAGCCTGCGGAGTTCGGCGATTTGCGCAGCCTGGCCAAGGAGCAGGGACTCGAAATCTGGATGTCCGTCACGTGCAACACGGAAGAAATCCCTTCTCTC
This genomic interval carries:
- a CDS encoding elongation factor G; translated protein: MITDLEKIRNIGISAHIDSGKTTLTERILFYTNRIHRIAEVRGKDGVGATMDHMELEKERGITITSAATHTEWNDHHVNIIDTPGHVDFTIEVERSLRVLDGAVLILCGVAGVQSQSMTVDRQMKRYKVPRIAFINKLDRSGANPRKVVDGLREKLRHNAVLMQLPIGLENDFGGVIDLITMKAMRFHGDNGEDVVLEDIPADMQGEAEVAREEMLDAVSMFSDELMEAILEEKVTEELIHEAVRNGVLALDLTPVYLGSAYKNKGVQPLLDAVTAYLPSPLEVENTGVDLSNDEQSIVIDSEPGKPLVSLAFKLEDGRYGQLTYIRIYQGTMTRGGNIFNARTKKRHKIGRLVRMHSNDMEEIEEAAAGDIVALFGIDCASGDTFTDGSVDVAMSAMHVPDPVISVAIKCTDQKAQANLSKALGRFVREDPTFRTQVDQESGETVISGMGELHLEVYVERMKREYQVELETGAPQVAYRETISQRADYSYVHKKQTGGSGQYGKIAGYMEPLTDGNEFEFSSEVRGGSVPTEYIPSVEKGFAQMLDKGRLIGFPVIGVKIVLNDGQSHSVDSSDNAFQAAARGAFREIYGKAKPVILEPVMKLAVEGPIEFQGAVIKTIMQRRGNVIGTTEDDGFCTIEADVPLSEMFGYATDLRSVTQGKAEFTLEFSKYSPVPGDVKKELMEKYQDRRQVDDEE